The nucleotide sequence TGTTGCCGGAGAACACGTGAATGTCCGAGGAGATCGTGTCCGGGCCGCAGCCGCCGGGGATCGCGACCTCGGCGACCGTATAGTCGAAGCTGCCACCGCCATGGCCGACGTCGAACAGCACGCCGCGCTGCTTGGCGGCGAGCGCTGACGGCAGCAGCTTGCCATCCTGCACGATGTTGGTGAAGGCACCGCCGATATTCGGGGCGCCGGAATAGGCGTGGGTGAGGACATCACCCGGCCGTAGCAGGTCGAGGATCTGCGACATCAGTTCGCCGGTCTCGACGCCGCCGATATGCACCATCATCCGCGCCGGCCAGCCGCACAGCTCGCAGGCCTTGATGCCGCGCTTCAACGGCTCGAGACCGTGCTTGAAGATCACGTTCTCCGACATCCGCACCTTCACGCCGAGCAGGAAGTCCGGGTTCTCGGCCAGCGCCATGGCGCAGGCATCCACCTGCGCATTGTCGATATTGTAGAGCTCGGCCACGGGGAACGCCGAGAGGCCGTTATTGGCGATGTGGACGAAGGCATAGATGCGCGCCCGCGACTGGGCCACGATGAAACGCCGCAACGCAGCGATATTGTTCACGCCGGCGTCGCCGGCCGACACGACCGTCGTGGTGCCCTGGAATTGGACGAGTTCATCCGGCGGGATGCCGATCGCCGACCCATAGGGATAGACGTGGCTGTGGAGATCGATCAGTCCCGGCATCACCAGCCGGCTGTTGGCATCGATGGATCGCAGCGCACGCTCGGCCGGTATTTCCGGCTCGATCGCCTCGACGACGCCCCAGCGAATGCCGATGTCGCGCTTGCCCCGCAGCGACTGGCTGGGATCGATGACGTCGCCGCCCTTGATGACCAGGTCGTACTTGTCGGCAGGCCCCATCGCAGCATGAGCAGGCTCTGACAGAGCGGCGACCGCGGCTGCTCCGGACGACAACAGGAATTTGCGGCGCGACAACGCGAGCATGAGCAGTCTCCCCCTTTGATTGTTTGTAGTTGTGGGCAGCATGCGCCTGGTCTCTTGAGCCGGCAAGGCGGTCTCGCAAAGAATGAGACTTTGTGCCAACGCCGAAGCGCGGGTCCATCGTTGCGCCGTTGACGCAGTGCATTAAGATGACGCGGCAGTCATCTGTGCGAGTCCTGATGTCCTCGATCTCCCGCCTCCTGCTCGCGATCATCCTCTGCGCATCCTTCGCCGCTGTCGCCGCGGCGGACGAAACTGCCGACGTCGCGCGCGCCTGGGGTCTGATCGGGACCTGGGCGGCCGACTGCAGCGCACCTGCCGTGAAGGGCCGTGGCGCCATCATTTCCTACGAGGTCACGCCCGACGGCAGCTTGATCTATCGCCGCGACCGCGATCCGTCCGACCTGAACGCGGTCGCAAACGCCCGCGTCGAGTCCGATCAGACGCTGGTGCTGTCGATCGTCCTGCCCAAGGCGAAGCAGACGCGGGAAAACGGAATCACGCGGACGCCCGACGGCAGCATCCGCGCGCTGTTCAATCGCGGCGAGGACGACAGCTACAGCATTCGCGACGGCCGCTTCGTCGCCAACGGCAAGCCGACGCCTGTTCTCAGGAAGTGCGACTGACGACAGGCGTCCTCTTGCTCCAACTGCT is from Bradyrhizobium sp. ORS 285 and encodes:
- a CDS encoding amidohydrolase family protein yields the protein MLALSRRKFLLSSGAAAVAALSEPAHAAMGPADKYDLVIKGGDVIDPSQSLRGKRDIGIRWGVVEAIEPEIPAERALRSIDANSRLVMPGLIDLHSHVYPYGSAIGIPPDELVQFQGTTTVVSAGDAGVNNIAALRRFIVAQSRARIYAFVHIANNGLSAFPVAELYNIDNAQVDACAMALAENPDFLLGVKVRMSENVIFKHGLEPLKRGIKACELCGWPARMMVHIGGVETGELMSQILDLLRPGDVLTHAYSGAPNIGGAFTNIVQDGKLLPSALAAKQRGVLFDVGHGGGSFDYTVAEVAIPGGCGPDTISSDIHVFSGNTPGMPFLPNVMGKFLAMGFSLEQVVSMTTSAPAKIIGRTPKLGTLQVGAPADLAIVDLVEGPVTFVDTRGNKRDGKLQLKPVQTVINGVPFGRPYQSPFSVR